A segment of the Suncus etruscus isolate mSunEtr1 chromosome 7, mSunEtr1.pri.cur, whole genome shotgun sequence genome:
TCCCGCCTAAATCCAGAGGTTCCCTCCTTCTTTGTCACTGTCCTCCTGCCCTACTTGTAATTTCCACCTCTTTATTCTTTTATCGCCTTCTCATTCCTTTCCCTCCTTACTGCCTTACTCTGCTTGTTAGTGCAACCCTCCTTTTTTTCCTGCCTTACTCTTCACTGCCTTTGCTGTATGACTCTGCCCTTAACTGGCCTGACTTCCATCCCTGGAACTCAACAGACACCTCCATCTCCCAGGGCAGAATATATTTGCAGGTGTATGTGCATTCATGATAGGGGCTGACACCAAGGTGACATCTTCCAAATCCTGAATAATTCTAGGATGACCAGAGAGCATATGCACTCATTACTGCCACCAGGGGACCCCATAGCTTTTCCCTGAGAATCCATGGCGAAGGGAGGAATGGTTCTCAGACCCCATGTCCCGTAAGAGtggctggttaaaaaaaaaagagtggctgGTTATGGCCAGAGTCATAACCACATAACACTGAGGTATGTGTCCTGCCATGTCCAGAAGCACAGGCTGGAGCTCCAGAACAGCCCCCTACCCTGAATTTGTCCTATCACCCACAGGACCTAGACCTAAAGGTCCTTGTCTTCTTGGCCATTCCCCAAGACCCCAATCCCCACACCGTGAACTTCCAGGGGAGGGACACAGAGTTGCCCCCAAGACCTTCAATTCCTCTTGAACAGCAACAGTATGAGAAATGGGCCAAGCCCAAAACCTACACTCATTCTCACTGGAGTAGGGACAGTCATTCAGGGAGTACCAGACAAACCACATCAGAACCACAGAACTCCCCTAAAGAAAGGGGTGTCAGCCTCCCAGCAGGCAGTCTAGGGCGCAACTCACAGCCCCCACTTATGCCCTCTACAGCTCATCCCAGCTCTTCCTATAGTCTTGATCGCTGTTCTGCCATTGCAGCTCCCCCAGGTACCACAGAAACCAGCCTAAGGATCCCTGGATGGACTCTTGGGATTCTTGTCACTACTGTGTCACCTTCCGGGCCTTCTTCCACAAGTCTCCAGAGAAAGGGGGTGCATTCCTGGCTGCACTGGCCAGGCTCCCCATCCCCAACAGCTCAAAGAGCACTCCCAGAGCAGCATAGTTGTGCAATGAGCAGGCCTCATCCTCCAGCTCAAttcagggccacacttggcttcTGCTGCACCCCCTCTACAAGCACCCAAAGCCAGGCCCGTCACAGCTGTGTTCTGTCTGGTCAGTAAGTGAATGACTAAAGGCCGCAGGTTCTAGAAAGCACCAACAGATATTTCCTAATTGACAACACAAGGCGGTAGATATGAGTAAATAGCCCTGGGGTAGAGGAAGagttatatatattggtttttggttcacacccggcagcgctcagggttttcctcctggctctgtgctcagaaatcgctcctggcaggctcaggggaccatatgggatgccgggattcgaaccaccgtccttctgcatgtaaggcaaacgccttacttccatgctatctctccaggagaTGAGAGttgtagagattttttttttttttttttttggtttttgggtcacacccagcggtgctcaggggttactcctggctgtctgctcagaaatagctcctggcaggcacgggggaccttatggggcactgggattcgaaccaaccacctttggtcctggattggctgcttgcaaggcaatcgccgctgtgttatctctccgggccctgttgtaGAGATTTTTAGCCAGCTTCTCAACCCTTTTTCGACCTTATCTCATCATACTACTCTAGTGTCCCTAGACATTAGTACTAGAACATTTGGCTATCATCCTGGAGATCCACAGGATACCTTACAGGCCCTTGTTTGAAAAATGTTGGTTTAGTTATTGTTACTGTGAAGTTGGGGTCTTATGAGGACTTCTGAACCCATGTTCCCCCAACCCACATCCCAAGACACTATAATTGCCAGCAAGCACCTTCCTCACAGAACTGACTCATTTCCAGCCTTACCTAGATATTTAGGTATCTTGACCTTGGAAAAGCTGGGGGAAGGGGTGAAGGGCTACACCTATATTTTGCCCATCAACTAAAAAACCAGGGTCCAAGGTGGCAGAGGGACTGACTAGACAGCTGAGCTCCAACAGGTCCTGCCTCAGGAGATGGGGAAGGGATCGCTGGGGCCAGCAGCTCGGGACTTGTCAGGGACAGACTTTAGTCAAGGGAGGGGGCTCTGGCCCCACTGAGCTCAGAGATATTCTTGGAGCCTGAGTCAGCAGCAAGAAGGCAAAGGATTCTTGCCCTGCCCGTGCAGGCAGCAGTTATAAAGCAAATAGGAACACTATGCCCCGGGCTACCCTCCTCCCAGAATCCAGAGTATCAACAGACAGGGAGGCCCTCAGGTCTTCTGCTCCATCCAGGCGGACCAAGGACCACGGGAGGGTATTACTTGGTGCCGAGATAGGGATTTATTTCCCTCCTGAGCCCAAGTTCTAGGGATGAGCCCACAGTGCCCATCGAGATCTCTCCTACAACCAAATCATCTCAGAACTAAGAGCAACCCCCTTGCTAAGTGAAAACATCTGGCCTTAGTTCCCTGCAGCATCAAAGGCTTCCTGCCTGGTGGTACAGCCCCCGCACTTGCCCCTTGATGAGGCCGAATCAGCCCTCAGGAAGGCAGAGCATTCAGGGAGTGAGGACCCAGGAGTCCCTGAACCCCAAACCACTGCCTGGAGATTGCAATTCAACACTAAGAAGGACAACACGGTTCTTAACACAAGGCTTTATTGTTGTGTAGACCCTTGCAGCATAGGTCTGAGGAGCCGAGGTGCTGTGGTTTCTCATTCCGAGGGGAGCAGGGGTAACCAACCCAGGCCCCCGTCTTGCCTACAGAGGCTTCTTGCCTAGAATGCCTAGAAGCGCAGCCAGAACATGCCACTGCGGATCCGGTTGTAGTCTGGAAGCTGCTCAATGGGGCCTGTAGGGATAGGGCAGGGCGTCAGGGTGGGGCCCCTGGCCTGTGCAGGGACACCTGGCCCCCCGCCACACCCAACTCGGAGCTGCTCAGAGCAGTACAAGACAGGCTTTGAGTGGAAAGAGGGAAGATCACATTCCCGCAGGGCTGCCGAGCCTGTCCCTTCATGCTCTGCCCTTGGAGCCCCACCCCACCTGTGCAGGTATCCGTTACCTGGCGGGAGTGGGGCACTGATGGAGGCACCTTGGCAGGAAGGCAGGGAGCTGCTGGGACAAGTTTTCTGAGCAAGAACTCCCTGGCAGCCAGGCTCTTGGGCTCAGACTCTTGGGGGCCTCAACAtgctggctggggtggggtccAAAGAGGACAAAGAGCAGGCTTGTAGGCCACTCACCGTATCCCGCCACTGCAGGACACTGATCATAGAAGTACTTGGAGCAGACCTCGCGGATCATACTTGCATCCACCTCCTGCAGAACAGGGGCACAGTGAGTCATGGGCCTCTAGGGAGCCACCAGCCAACATTAGTGGACCAAAAACTTTCGTGTATACCAAGAGTCCTCAAACTAGGGtctgcgggccacatgcggcccactgaggacatttatgCAGCAGCCAGTGTTTTCGTTGCCACTGCCTGTCCCGCTTAGCGGAAGACTCGTCCTGGCCCGCAGTGCCCGTGTGGGATGTGTGCCCACATGCTCCAactccccttcttttttctgtctctcgGCTCCTCCTCGCAGTCtcagcagggatcctcaaactatggcccatcaAAATCAGGCCCATAGCTCCCAATGAAATACTGGCTTGTTGATttaatttgttctttgttttaaacattgtatttgaccccccccctttttttttacttcaaaataagataagtgtggtgtgcatagaaatttgctcacagttttttttttcttagaagcattgtctggccctccaacagacTGGAGGAAGTGAACTAtgctgtttaaaaagtttgaggacctctggtgTATACCATGTGGGGCCTTCACCCAGAAGGCAAGGTGGTTAGTCTTTTCCAGCTGCAGACTCCCAGATCCCACCCAGACCCCAACCCTAAGTGCCTGGGCCCTTCCCTCCCATTATGCCACCTCTGTGCCTTATGGCTGCCAGGGCAACATGGCTGCCGCTATGCAGTTGGGCCGCATTCCTTGCCCTCTAAGTTTGTCAGGTGAAGATTCCAGAACACCCCAGAAGCCCGTGTTACCGCAATCCGGCTTTCCCACTCAGCCAGAGGGATGCGACGGCCATAAGTCAGGAGACTGCGTCCGATGTCCTCACACACGGGAGTCGTGCCTATCAGGATGAGGACAGGCGTACAGGTCCACAGCCTACCCAGAACCCCTGCTAaccttgctctggccccagctgccACTCCTGCAAACACCAGCTGCTGCTCTAGTCCACCCTGCCTGGTCTAACTCAAAGTTATCTTTTCTAGTCTCAGGAATGTACCCCAATGAAACTGCCACTGCCACCTGCCCACAGAGCCACAGAGTCACAGGACTCACCATCCAACTGAGACACCAGGGCATTTCTGAGGATGTTCTTGCCCCGGACCACTTCGCTCTCCGTGGCACTGGTGCAAAGACGCATCCTAAAGCGGAGAAGGGGATGACATGGTGGCACTGGGCCCATACTAAAgcgtgtctctgtctctcaggcccccagcAGTACTAAGCACTCACCACTGGCCTTGCAAGAAGAACATCATGTCGTCGATGTTCATGCCGTCGCAGACAAAGTGTGCACCCAGCAAGCCAGTGTCAGCATAGCAGATGTTGAAGGTCTGGAAACTCTGGCACAGCTTATTTGCCACGGACACTGAAGCCAGGGGGCTGGACAGGTGCTGCCAAGGACAAGGGTGCTCAGCACAGCTCCATGTCCACATTGAACCCATAGCACCCTGCTGCTGAAGGCAAAATACTTGCACTCACCTTGCCGCCCCCATAGGTACAGTCATAGTGGCCTATGATGGCATTGGCCACTTGGAGAGTCACATTGTCAGGGTTGGCCCAGCCAGGACCCTCTACCGCAATAGCCACATGAGCCAAAGGCAGGGCATCATCCCGGTGGCGGATCTGAAACAGTGCATGACAAGGCTGAGGGAAAGACTGCCTGGTGACCAGGAAAGTCTGGGGCAAGGCATATGCATGTGGTGCAGCAGTGGGCCCCTCCAGGCGGCAGCACTGGAGTCCTAGGGACAAGCATCACACAGAAGGGTCCTCCTAGCACACCACCATGCCTGGCCACCAGCCCACTCACCTCACTGCCAGTGAAACGGCATGGAGTCACAGCAGGCACAGCGTCCTCTGAGTATGTACCGGAGACGCTGCTGAAGTGCTTCTGGGCCAGGTCTAAAAGCTCCCGATGCTCCACTCCTGTCAAAACACACGATGTAGGGTCCAGACAGAGCACAGGGGTAAAGGTGCTGGCCTTACCTAGCTAACCCTTTTCCACCCCTTGAATTGCCAagtccctgagcattatcagagtgacacctgagcacaatCCAGgaaggaggaagtcctgagcatgccaggtagAGTTCAGTGGCACGGCACATGCTTTACATACAGATACAATGCCCAGAGCAATtgacatcccccccccaaaaaaaaagatcagctgAGTTTAAGGCACTGGCTAAGGGGAGGTGCCCCTGTGTCCAGTCTTGTGGGAAACATGAGAAAACCACAACATcgagaggggagggggaagtcTCAAACTCTGTGCAAGGCTGACTGACTAGCTGCCAACCCCTCTGCCACAAGCAGAAGCATGCTGTTCTTGACCGGTCAGGTTCCCACAGGGCACAGTCCCAGCTCCCTGGACACTAACTGGGCCACCTGCCCTGCCTTTCATCGTCACTCTACTCTCCCCTCAGGTCCTAGCTGCTACTCCTGAGGTGCTTGGCAAATGAGAGGTGCTACTGCAGGACTCTGGTTCATCCCGGGGGTCCCTGAGAGCTAAGGACATTTATAATCTGAAGTCTGCAGGGATCCACGACACCTTCCCATCCTGGCTGCCGAGCACTGTGATTCCTGCTGGTGCCTCAGCCTGTTCTTTCCTTCACTGAGCGAGTCTGGTTGAACTCAACACAGTCTGACCCACCAGTAGCTCAGTCTACTCCTTATCATAGGTTTGCTGTCCTCAAGGGTACAAACACAGCTCTTCTCATCAGCCTCCCCACAGCCAAGGCCATACACAGGGCATGCATACCTACCTGCCCTCTATAAACTAGTCAACCCTTCCGCTTCTGGTGTCTGCTGCCACCATGTGGCAGGGGATCTTTCCAAATGGTATCTTTCAAATGTAGGCTCTTTCCAACCTCTACCCGAGCTCCCTGTTAAATACCCCCTCCCTCTTGTGCCTTCTGTTCAAGGAACTTTCAGGTGAGGCACCAAACAGTCAGTGTCACACATCTGGGTGACCCAAGCCTGCAAAATGGGTTTCCTAGGCTGCAGCAAGGGTGGGACCAATAAAGGATTGGGCCTAGAAAGCCCAGAACCCCCGCTGAGGTCCAACTACAGCAGAGGAACAGCACCCTCATGTGGCCAAACCATGGGTGGCAGCGCAGGTTCCTACCTCACCTGGTGAGCCAATGCCAGCAAGGTCACTACAACTGGTTCTAGTGAGCCCAGGTCACACACACAGAAGAGAGGTCTCAGCAGGGAACAACCCCATGCTTAGCACCAGGAGACCAAGGCAGGTTCCGCATGCCCTTCACCACAGGGTTTCAAGGAGCTGGTCCCACCTCTCCTCTCACCTCCAGCTGCTGCCAGCACCATGCGAGGGGCCTTGTAGTGTCTGCCGAGGTACTCAGTCAGGTCGGCACGAGTCAGCTTCCTGCAAGACGTACAGAGGTTTACCCCTCCTCCAAGTGTGATTCGGGTCAGAGAGCAGCACAGAGGAGATAGGAAAGACACTACTTCTTTGGAGAGCACAGCCTAGCATAACCCTGGTTCCCTTCCCATCTCTGGGTCAGGAGGGCAGGGTGAGTCCTCTCAGGTAACATTTgaattcttggggggggggagggggcaagaAGACAAAGCAGCATTGGATGGAGGTGCCAGCTCCCTGCCTCAGGTTATCAGAACCACCTGGAAACAGCCTAAAACAAAGCCCCATATTTGAGTGAAAATCATGGGCATTTAAAAGACTCAGAGGTCTACAGTGCGTACTTTGTATACAGATAGTTGAGTTTcaaccccagcactaccagggagtgggccctgagcacagagccatgccAGCAGTAGCTCCCAGAGCTACGGGAGCTAGATATGGCCCCCTAACAAATACAAAGATTCAAAAGATCACATAGCATCTTTAAAAATgcctccagggcccggagagatagcacagcagtgtttgccttgcaagcagccgatccaggaccaaagatggttggttcgaatcccggtgtcccatagggtcccccgtgcctgccaggagctatttctgagcagacagccaggagtaacccctgagcaccaccgggtgtggcccaaaaacaaaaacaaaaacaaaaaaaaacaaaaatgcctccACATGTGGGGATTAAGAGAGCAGCAGGGCACCAGCCATTACAATTACAAACCAATGCCTAACCCCAAAGGCTCCCTACACCACACTCCTCACCTGACGTTCTCACTCGGCCCCTCCACAGCCTGGGCGAGAGGCGTGCCCTGAAAGGCAGTGGCATGCAGGTAGTCAAAGACCACATTCTGCATAGAGGCATCATTCTCCTGCAGCTCCCGCAAGATCACGTCACGCTCCTTCTCAATCTGGGAATCTTCTAGACTGCAGTTCTGAACGATGTCCGCCAGTAGCTCCACAGCTGGATGCAAGGTTTGCAATAGCAGGTGGGCCTCGGGAGACTGGTAATGGCACAACCCACCCCACACCCTGCTCTAGCACCTCTGGCTCTAAGCCCCTATAGAGGATAACATCATCCTCTGGCCTGACCAGGGGCTCCTGAGAACCCATCCCTGCACCCTTGGGGTCCTAGCCCCATCCTCCAAATGTTACCTTTTGGCAGGTCCTTGGATAGTGCCTTGATATAGTACGCCGTGTGCTCTCGGGTGCTGTAAGCATTGAGATGGGCACCCATGCTTTCTACCTCTTTTTCCAAGGCATTGCCAGGTCGGTTCTTTGTTCCCTAGAACCACATGATCAAAAGGACCAATGAGAGACACTTGGGGGGCCCAGAAAGCCACCCACCCAGTCTAAGGTTCCAACAACGGCCAGGGAGCACATGATTTACAGACAAACAAGAGGCCGAAGTTCACTTGCCAGTACCTCTGTGATCACCTGAACAGTCAAgcgtgacccctaagcactgagagtggtcccccaaaaccactATAAACAGCTAAGGTCCCAGCAAAACTGGACCACAGATATATTCCTAGGTAGCAATTCTGAAGATGAAAGGTTCTGAGTCTCCTCATTAAGCATTTGAGCTGACTGAGGCCAACAGAATAGGGATGGAGAGGGGCCAAGAGGTAAAAGCTATAACTGGGCTGTTTCCTCAACGGTCTGTCTAGACTCGAATTCCCTCTCTATCAAGAGGATTGGGCAAGATCACTTCCTTTTGCCTGAAACAACTCACATGAATGTGCTCTAGTGGCCTCCTTTTTCCGGGACCTAAACCTGGTCCCAGGTGTGCATACGTGTACCATCTGCTACACACTGGGGCACATATGAATTTGTGCTTGAGAAATTGGCAAAGCTAGAGTGACAGGAATGCCTATTTCGGAGCCACACTCTCTACATCTCCTACACCCCTACATCACCCAGAAGACTAAACCCATGTGGCTCCTTCCAGAAATGCCAGCCAGACTGCCCCAACTAAAGCCCGTGACTAAGAGGCCAAGTTCTTTGACCTGCATTTTAGCAAAGAGCATAGTTGTCCTgtctcctagggaaaaggaatatgtcaGGAGGCTCACCTTGAAAGCCAGATGCTCCACAAAGTAACCAGctccattttccttttcagaTTCGCAACGGCTGCCAACGTCAATCCATACTCCCACCTGGATAAGAAGTCACCAACAAAGGTAACAAACCAACCACCCTGAACCCCACTCCTCTCCCATTCTGGGTGACTCGCACAAGATCCAAGCAGAATCTCCTGGGCTCTGGAAGAAGAAGTATCTTTGTGCCATCCTTCCACTGGAGGTACAGATGTGTCCTAGGCATGGAGCAACAGAACACTGACTAACAAGGTGTCACCTCTCTAactctatatcaggggtctcaaactcaatttacctgggggccgcaggaggcaaagtcggggtgaggtagggccgcataagggatttcacacaaaaaaagtcctcaaacatcattattaacagttttaattatttcttctgaatatgaatagaatattgaatgaagatcatgaacagttcttctgacatggcatcttttgcctattccttgctgccagagacttgacagcgcttcttctcacaaatctgaaccacatttggctttagagaggaagcagttgagaccctcagtatggcttgaagatgatcatcattaagtctagacctgtactttgacttactgaagttcaatgtggagaataactcttcacacaaatatgtgctcccaaaaaggcacctggtgcgcttgaacattcgggaaagctcagggaagctgggggcaattctctcaaaaattgcccatgcatgtctgcttttccactaatctccctgaacttggctttgagatcagagttgcgttgcaggtcaatgagctccatttgaagcacaggaggggcatcttgcacatcaaaggaaaaggggtccacaaaaatttggaaagtggctctgtgctttttgaagtctgcaaatctgtgatcagattccttctctagcttaaaaatagcatcgacatatttctcaccactgaatggtatgcctgcatccacaagttccttgcatgctgggaaatggcaaaggtttgtctgagagagctgggatttccataacacaagttttgtggagaatgctctcacgttgtcataggcagtactgataagctgccccgggccttgtaacatcttgtttagtacattcagcttatgtgtgatgtcaacaagaaaagctaagtccatgagccatttgtgatcactcaactcagaaacagcattcccatctttctccatgaaggctttcacttctctcaactcaaaaaatcttttcaggacatttctcctgctgagccaacataccttggtgaaatagagctcatctccatattctgactccattttcctctaaaaaagcacaaaacctcctgtgctttaagcccctggatcttatttggttgatgcatttcacaacaacaggcaTCACATTCTCACATGGCAAGCATTtattgcaaagggcctgctgatgaataatgcagtgaagagcaatggccttctctacaccctcctcttcaagtttttttttttttgaacaagtgccaccagtccattttccctccctgtcatcgatggcgctccatcggttattattccaacaaacctcttccatggcaaacctgcattctcaatggcatcacacagatgccgaaatatctcattagcggtggtctggccatgcgttggaattattgtgagcagctcctgtcaattcaaaattgcaatcaacaccacggacataaaatTGTGAGTTGTGCAGTGTCTGttttatctgtgccctcgtcaagcgtatgcatcaaaacatttggctttcgggccgggcggtggcgctaaaggtaaggtgcgcctgccttgcctgtagtagccttggacggaccacggttcgatcccccggtgtcccatatggtcccccaagccaggagcaacttctgagcgcatagccaggagtaacccctgagcgttgccgggtgtggcccaaaaaccaaaaaaaaaaaaaaaaaacatttggctttctcagacagttgatgataaatgtcacttgacatgtcagaaatgcgctctgccacggtgttggcagaaaggctgattttggctaaactgacctttcttttacagacagataatacttgcagcctgtaacatacattttttttaacaaattctccttctgtgaatggattccctgccttagcaatcatctcactaaccatgtaactagctttgacggatgcaacattctctttggttgctttcttgaagaaatcttgttgcctcattagccATGCTTTAAGACTGACAACCCGCTTGGcactctcatttccttgatattttgcacatttctcagcatgtttagttgaataatggcgtttcaagttgtattccttgtgcaccgcaactttctctgagcaaataaaacatgtggggatgcccctgtgctcaacaaagaaatattgcgtctcccacttttcctgaaattgtctgtgctcatcatcaatctttctcttcactacaggctttgatgaagtcatgatgaaggtatgacaaaatctaattctgtaataaacttctctcccttctctcccataggcctccgataatgcaagggacagcgggcaggagcagcagaaatgacgtccgtgctaggtgcaaagtatttgcgattattcgcttaccgaatattcgcaataaaaaatcgcattactgggcccggagagatagcacagcggcgtttgccttgcaagcagcctatccaggaccaaaggtggttggttcgaatcccagtgtcccatatggtcccctgtgcctgccaagagccatttctgagcagacagccaggagtaacccctgagcaatgccgggtgtggcccaaaaaccaaaaacccaaaaaaaaaaaaaaaaatcgcattagtaaggaaaaaaaaaatcacaaaaaaattgcattaaacatttgcataccccgaatgaaactgctcggggtatgcgaatgtttaatgcgatatttttcttactaatgcgatttttaatcatgaataatgcgatatttgaaggccggccgtgggccacaagtttgagacccctgctctatattCTAGCTGGTTATCAAGCAAACCTATGGAAATCTCTACCTTAGCATGTTCACAAGGTCCCATCATTACAtgaaaaggagggggagggacaatgggccacacccaacagaggtttgggctactcctggttttggctcaggaaacattcctggcagTCCTGAGAAAACTAAGGTATAGGGTACTGGGGACTGACCCCAGTGAGTCACACGCAAGGCAAGCGCCTGACCCACTGAGTATCTCCAGTCACCGTATGAAATTCTTACAGGTTATTCAGTTGATTCTTTGCCCCTTTTTTGTAGGCAACTGAGTTATTTACTcctttctaaaagctttttattCTGGTGACTTTATcctaagaattaagaaatgagacTATTGGTGTATCCATTGAATATTTTGTCACACTAAGGAGTCAGTCTTCATTCATTCAtagctaataaaaatatattttagggccagagtgataacacagtggtagggcgtttgccttgcacaatgacgacccaagacagacccaggttcaattcccggcatctggtccccagagcctgccaggagcgatttctgagccagacgTAATCTCTGAATGCCACCAGTGTGGTCCAACCTctccccccaatattttttttaaccaggggccagagatatagctcaaTGAGTAAGGCATTTTTATGGCAATTGGGCTTTTGACACGCCCTTGAATACCCCCAGTATAATTACTGTTGAACCTGGACATACACCCCGGACATGCCCCCTTGTCATgccactataaaaagaaaaacttggactgtTGAA
Coding sequences within it:
- the LOC126014052 gene encoding cytochrome b-c1 complex subunit 1, mitochondrial; translated protein: MAASAVCRAAGAGSRVLLRTRRSPALLRTPALRGAASYAQVLQSLPETQVSLLDNGLRVASEQTSQPTCTVGVWIDVGSRCESEKENGAGYFVEHLAFKGTKNRPGNALEKEVESMGAHLNAYSTREHTAYYIKALSKDLPKAVELLADIVQNCSLEDSQIEKERDVILRELQENDASMQNVVFDYLHATAFQGTPLAQAVEGPSENVRKLTRADLTEYLGRHYKAPRMVLAAAGGVEHRELLDLAQKHFSSVSGTYSEDAVPAVTPCRFTGSEIRHRDDALPLAHVAIAVEGPGWANPDNVTLQVANAIIGHYDCTYGGGKHLSSPLASVSVANKLCQSFQTFNICYADTGLLGAHFVCDGMNIDDMMFFLQGQWMRLCTSATESEVVRGKNILRNALVSQLDGTTPVCEDIGRSLLTYGRRIPLAEWESRIAEVDASMIREVCSKYFYDQCPAVAGYGPIEQLPDYNRIRSGMFWLRF